The Williamsia sp. DF01-3 genome has a window encoding:
- the hisB gene encoding imidazoleglycerol-phosphate dehydratase HisB — translation MTTQARVARIERTTRESSITVEINLDGTGVTEISTGVAFYDHMLTAFGAHGSFDLTVAAKGDVEIEAHHTVEDTAIVLGQAIRQALGDKSGIRRFGDAWIPMDETLAQAIVDVSGRPYCVFTGEPDHLLTSTIGGNPGVPYHTVINKHVFESLAMNAQIALHVRTLYGRDPHHITEAQFKAVARALRAAVEPDPRVSGVPSTKGAL, via the coding sequence ATGACAACCCAGGCTCGCGTCGCTCGGATCGAGCGCACCACCCGCGAATCATCCATCACCGTCGAGATCAACCTCGATGGCACCGGCGTCACCGAGATCTCCACCGGAGTGGCCTTCTACGACCACATGCTCACCGCGTTCGGGGCACACGGCAGTTTTGACCTGACCGTCGCGGCAAAGGGCGACGTCGAGATCGAGGCGCACCACACCGTCGAGGACACCGCAATCGTGCTCGGCCAGGCGATTCGACAGGCACTGGGTGACAAGTCGGGTATTCGCCGCTTCGGCGACGCATGGATCCCCATGGACGAGACGCTCGCGCAGGCGATCGTCGACGTCTCGGGTCGGCCCTACTGCGTGTTCACCGGAGAACCCGACCACCTTCTCACCAGCACGATCGGTGGCAATCCAGGTGTCCCGTACCACACGGTGATCAACAAGCACGTGTTCGAATCCCTCGCGATGAACGCACAGATCGCACTGCACGTCCGAACGCTGTACGGTCGCGACCCCCACCACATCACCGAGGCGCAGTTCAAGGCAGTGGCACGCGCTCTGCGGGCGGCGGTGGAGCCAGACCCGCGGGTGAGTGGGGTCCCCTCGACGAAAGGTGCGCTGTGA
- the hisH gene encoding imidazole glycerol phosphate synthase subunit HisH → MSNTGSGTEGRTVAILDYGSGNLRSAQRALERTGADVTVTSDAHTALEADGLVVPGVGAFATCMEGLREIKGDRIIDDRLAGGRPVLGICVGMQILFERGVEFGVEADGCGQWPGTVSALPAPVLPHMGWNTVEAEPDSVLFEGMPDDERFYFVHSYAAQTWELHSEGHFKPAKLTWSEHGGRFLAAVENGPLSATQFHPEKSGDAGARLLRNWVRSLK, encoded by the coding sequence GTGAGCAACACCGGAAGCGGCACCGAAGGCCGCACAGTCGCGATTCTCGACTACGGATCAGGCAATCTGCGCTCGGCGCAGCGGGCGCTCGAGCGCACCGGTGCCGACGTCACCGTCACCTCGGACGCCCACACGGCCCTGGAAGCCGACGGCCTCGTTGTACCCGGCGTCGGAGCCTTCGCCACATGCATGGAAGGGCTGCGCGAGATCAAGGGCGACCGCATAATCGATGACCGGCTAGCCGGTGGTCGTCCGGTGCTGGGCATCTGTGTCGGGATGCAGATCCTATTCGAACGGGGCGTCGAGTTCGGTGTCGAGGCCGACGGGTGCGGACAGTGGCCGGGCACGGTCAGTGCGCTCCCGGCCCCGGTGCTCCCACACATGGGCTGGAACACCGTTGAGGCCGAACCGGACTCGGTCCTGTTCGAGGGCATGCCCGACGATGAGCGGTTCTATTTTGTGCACTCCTATGCGGCACAGACGTGGGAACTGCATTCCGAGGGACATTTCAAACCCGCCAAGCTCACGTGGTCCGAACACGGTGGTCGATTTCTGGCCGCCGTCGAGAACGGTCCACTGAGTGCGACCCAGTTCCACCCGGAGAAGTCCGGTGACGCCGGAGCCCGGCTCCTGCGCAACTGGGTGCGGTCGTTGAAGTGA
- a CDS encoding inositol monophosphatase, which yields MTATDVPDFPADLDPNRLLATAADVLDSVTGRFRDGLGAPSAVTKGHTDFATEFDLELERIISAELQERTGIGVHGEEYGGPDLTEGTVWVVDPIDGTFNYSAGVPVAGILLALLHNGLPVLGLTWLPLSDLKYAGFVGGGITCNGKLLDPLPTLRLDEAMLAFGAFNLDSRGRYPGSFRVELLGELSRRTARLRLFGSTGFDLALTAGGQINGAISFGHHAWDNAAGAALVLAAGGQISDLAGDPWTVNSPSILAAAPGVHGDLVELISQLGDPRAFEVPKEKYR from the coding sequence ATGACCGCCACTGACGTCCCCGATTTCCCGGCCGACCTCGATCCGAACCGTCTGCTCGCCACCGCTGCCGACGTGCTCGACTCGGTCACCGGCCGGTTTCGCGATGGCCTGGGTGCACCGAGCGCAGTCACCAAGGGGCACACCGACTTTGCCACCGAGTTCGATCTGGAGCTGGAACGGATCATCTCGGCCGAACTGCAGGAACGCACCGGGATCGGTGTGCACGGCGAGGAGTACGGCGGCCCCGACCTCACCGAAGGCACCGTCTGGGTGGTCGATCCGATCGACGGCACGTTCAACTACTCGGCTGGGGTGCCGGTGGCCGGAATCCTGCTGGCGCTGCTGCACAACGGACTGCCGGTGCTGGGACTCACCTGGCTCCCGCTCTCGGATCTGAAGTACGCCGGGTTCGTGGGTGGCGGAATCACCTGCAACGGCAAGCTGCTCGATCCGCTGCCGACCCTGCGGCTCGATGAAGCGATGCTGGCGTTCGGTGCCTTCAACCTCGACAGCCGCGGGCGCTACCCCGGGTCCTTCCGGGTGGAGTTGCTCGGCGAACTCAGCAGACGGACCGCTCGACTGCGTCTGTTCGGCAGTACCGGCTTCGACCTGGCCCTGACCGCCGGCGGTCAGATCAACGGGGCGATCAGCTTCGGTCACCACGCCTGGGACAACGCGGCGGGGGCCGCGCTGGTGCTCGCTGCAGGAGGTCAGATCAGTGACCTCGCGGGCGACCCGTGGACGGTCAACTCGCCGTCCATCCTGGCCGCCGCGCCAGGGGT
- the priA gene encoding bifunctional 1-(5-phosphoribosyl)-5-((5-phosphoribosylamino)methylideneamino)imidazole-4-carboxamide isomerase/phosphoribosylanthranilate isomerase PriA, producing the protein MSSRLELLPAVDVADGQAVRLVQGAAGSETSYGSPREAALTWQRDGAEWVHLVDLDAAFGRGSNRELLAEVIGELDVKVELSGGIRDDDSLKAALATGCARVNLGTAALENPQWCSRAIAEHGDRIAVGLDVQFVDGSYRLRGRGWVSDGGDLWEVLARLERDGCSRYVVTDVTKDGTLTGPNLELLREVTSKTDAPVVASGGVSTLDDLVAIAGLVDGGVEGAIVGKALYAGRFTLVEALAAVSS; encoded by the coding sequence ATGAGCTCACGACTTGAACTGCTTCCGGCGGTCGACGTGGCCGATGGCCAGGCGGTGCGGCTGGTGCAGGGCGCCGCAGGCAGCGAGACGTCCTACGGTTCTCCGCGAGAGGCCGCATTGACGTGGCAGCGCGACGGTGCCGAGTGGGTGCATCTGGTGGACCTCGACGCGGCGTTCGGCCGGGGCAGCAACCGCGAATTGCTGGCCGAGGTGATCGGTGAGCTGGACGTGAAGGTCGAACTGTCGGGCGGTATCCGTGACGACGATTCCCTCAAGGCGGCGCTCGCCACCGGCTGTGCGCGGGTGAACCTCGGCACCGCTGCACTGGAGAACCCACAGTGGTGCTCGCGCGCGATCGCCGAACACGGCGACCGGATCGCGGTGGGCCTGGACGTCCAGTTCGTCGACGGCTCGTACCGGCTGCGCGGACGGGGATGGGTGTCCGACGGCGGCGACCTCTGGGAGGTTCTGGCCCGGCTCGAGCGCGACGGCTGTAGCCGCTATGTCGTCACCGACGTGACCAAGGACGGCACCCTCACCGGGCCCAATCTCGAACTGCTGCGCGAGGTCACCTCGAAGACCGACGCCCCCGTCGTCGCCTCAGGTGGGGTGTCGACTCTCGACGACCTCGTGGCGATCGCCGGACTGGTCGACGGTGGCGTCGAAGGCGCCATCGTGGGCAAGGCGCTGTATGCCGGGCGGTTCACCCTGGTGGAGGCGCTTGCGGCGGTGTCGTCATGA
- a CDS encoding histidinol-phosphate transaminase, with protein sequence MSAPSSRIGLDDLPLRESLRGQSPYGAPQLEVPYRLNTNENPHPPSQALVDDLAESVRAAASRLHRYPDRDAVALRTDLAAYLTTRTGIRLGVENLWAANGSNEVLQQLLQAFGGPGRTALGFVPSYSMHPIISTGIDTTWIEAKRSADFSFDLDVALGAIEELRPDVVFLTSPNNPTGGSIPLDEMQAVAAAAPGIVIVDEAYAEFSAAPSAVALIEEFPATVVVSRTMSKAFAFAGGRLGYLAADPAMIDALLLVRLPYHLSVITQAAARAALRHADDTLAGVAAIVAERERVTAGLTDLGFHVVDSDANFILFGDFADATASWQHYLDGGVLIRDMHSAGHLRATIGLPAENDALLARSAELAGSDLVGGQQQ encoded by the coding sequence GTGAGCGCTCCCAGCAGCCGCATCGGGTTGGACGACCTTCCACTCCGCGAGTCGCTGAGGGGCCAATCACCCTACGGCGCACCGCAACTGGAAGTCCCATATCGACTGAACACCAACGAGAACCCGCACCCACCGTCGCAGGCACTGGTCGACGACCTGGCAGAGTCGGTGCGTGCTGCGGCAAGTCGGTTACACCGCTATCCCGACCGCGATGCCGTTGCCCTGCGCACGGATCTGGCCGCATACCTCACCACGAGGACCGGCATCCGGCTCGGTGTCGAAAACCTGTGGGCAGCAAACGGATCCAATGAAGTGCTGCAGCAGTTGTTGCAGGCCTTCGGAGGGCCCGGCCGAACGGCACTCGGATTCGTACCCTCGTACTCGATGCATCCGATCATCTCCACGGGAATCGACACCACCTGGATCGAGGCCAAGCGCAGCGCCGACTTCTCGTTCGACCTCGACGTGGCCCTGGGCGCGATCGAGGAACTGCGGCCCGACGTGGTGTTCCTGACGTCGCCGAACAATCCGACGGGTGGCTCGATACCGCTGGACGAGATGCAGGCAGTCGCGGCGGCCGCGCCCGGCATCGTCATCGTCGACGAGGCCTATGCGGAATTCTCCGCAGCACCGAGCGCTGTGGCGCTCATCGAAGAGTTCCCGGCCACGGTTGTTGTCAGCCGGACCATGAGCAAGGCGTTCGCGTTCGCCGGAGGACGGCTCGGTTACCTGGCCGCAGACCCGGCAATGATCGACGCCCTGCTGCTGGTCCGTCTGCCGTATCACCTCTCGGTGATCACGCAGGCCGCCGCGCGCGCGGCTCTGCGGCACGCCGACGACACCCTCGCGGGAGTCGCGGCCATCGTCGCCGAGCGCGAGCGGGTCACCGCGGGACTGACCGACCTCGGCTTCCACGTGGTGGACTCCGACGCCAACTTCATCCTGTTCGGCGACTTTGCCGACGCCACCGCCAGCTGGCAGCACTACCTCGACGGCGGTGTGCTGATCCGGGACATGCACAGCGCCGGGCATCTGCGTGCGACCATCGGCCTGCCCGCCGAGAACGACGCGCTGCTGGCACGCAGTGCCGAACTGGCCGGCTCCGACCTCGTAGGAGGACAACAACAATGA